Within the Alteromonas sp. M12 genome, the region CAATTCGAACTTTCTGGTACTCTTGGTCCATCTTTAGCAACTAACTATAATTCAGGTGATATCACTTTCTATTATTTTGAACCTGGTTTTACTAACACTTCTGAATTCGTAGAGTTATTTACTCTTGATTTCGTATCAATTGTTCAAAGCTTGGGTGGTCCTTCTTTGAAAACTATGGTTAGTTCTGTAGGTGCTGGTACTGTCAATGGTGTTGCTGCTGGTGATGTTTTCAACTTCGCTGACGGTTCTATGACTGACTTACTTGGTGACATGGTTGATATCTTCTCATTCGTTGATTTCAATACTGACCCTAACGACGTAGCTGTTACTAACAACGGCGATGGTACTTTCACATTGAATGGTAACCATGATGGTTCTATCTCTTTCCAAATCCCTGAGCCTTCAAGCTTAGCGGTATTGGGTCTTGGTCTTCTAGGTCTTGCTGGTGCAGCTCGCAGACGTAAAAGCTAAGATTGCTTTAAAGCATTCTAAAAACCCGGTTTAAACACCGGGTTTTTTATTGTTTAAAGTTACAAAAATCAAAAGTTACTATTATCTTTAACCCATTTAACCTCTATATTTCCTCCAAATTTACGTCACATACTCGGCCGTTCAAGATTAGATCTAAAAATCCAAGGTACAGGTAACTATAGCTAGTTTCATAAAGTCTGCATTTAGCTAAGTTACGCTTCTGTTATATATCTATAGTTGCCGTCCTAATTACCAATGAAATGCTTTTACGTTCTTAGCTGGCTTTTCTGCCAGAACTTTTTCCGTTACTACATGATTAGGTTAGACAAGAAAGCCAAGCTCTGAGCCGCTTTATAGAAAGTTTAATTTATTATTGGGTATTCAATGATGCTAAAAAGTCTAAAGCCCTACAGAAGGGGGGAGGGAGCGCCAACAGCTTGAGCTTTAGGGCTATGTTGCTGATGGCTATTATTTTGTTTTTGAAGAGATGTTAAAAAACTTAGCTAGGCTTCGATTTACCTACTGCTTTTTTAACCATTGGGAACATAATATATTTTTGGATAGGGTTTTTATTACCCCAGGGGCGCCACGTTTTTTTCGCTTTATTTTTATATGCATCAACATGCCAACCCCAAGGAGCGTGCAGCACTTCCCCTCGTTTTAGCAGTACTTTCAACACATTTGAATTTAATACTCCTGCCGCCAACGAGATTCCCATTGGTGTTGAGGGAACTTTTCCTGCCCAAAAATCTACTTTGCTTTTATCAACTAGATAGCTCAATTGCAACATAGCTGGAGATAAGCCCATGATTAGATTGTAGAACTGGTCTTCAGGTTCTAACCCTTCTAAACAGAAATATTCTTCAAATGACATTTTACCCGGCATGAAAACTAATACTGCAGTTCCCATTCCCATTGGAGCTGCAGTAATGCAAGGGATATTCTTTTCGTAACACCTCTTGAAAACCTTTCTGCGAATATCCATAGCAAAAATATCTAAACTATCAATATATAAATCTACACCGTCTAAAAAATCTTCGAGATTTTCGTCATTAATCCCTTTGTCAAAATTCTTGACACTTGATTCAGGATTGATGTTTGCCAATATATCTTCCATAACTTTAGATTTTTCTTGTCCTAAAGTTTTCATTGAAGCTCCAGCTTGGCGATTGAAGTTTACTAAATCGTACTGATCCATATCAGATATGTGGAAGTTACCTATGCCAAGCCTTGCGCAGACAATTGCGTGGTCTCCACCTACACCGCCTAATCCGCCTACTGCAACCTTACTATGTCTGAGAACATCTTGTTCTGCTTCAGTCATCCAGCCAATATTACGTGAAAATGCTTCTTTATAGTCAAACATAAATCTCGCTCTCAAAAGTAATTAGTGTCGTGGTCTATTAACGGGATATATCTAAATTCCCGTAATATCCTTGTATCGCCTATGGCTGTAATGCTTAGTCGCTATCAATCATCTATATTTGTGGGGCGAGTTCAGCTGTTATGTTGCGTAATAAGGCTTTAAAATCTTGTTTAAGGTTTTGTTCAACTGATTGAGGTTGAATATAAAATGGGGCTCGTTTCCCATGGTAATCGATTACCGGACCTATTTGTTCAAAAGGTAGTCCAACAAATCGCATACTTCTGGCTAACCTAGGCTCAACCATAACGTAACAATGATGAATATTTTTATTCAGCAAAATTGCCGTGGCAGATAAATATAATCCAACTGCAATAAATGGAAAACAGCGCAATTCTGTTTCTGAATATATTTCTTTATTGATAACACCTAAAGCTGCACCGTCGTAATTATCCATTTTCCGGCGTCTAAATTCTAATGGAACCGCTAAACGTGATATTTCACAAATATCGTTCCTAGCAAAATTATCAGGAAAAAGTTCAGGTCGTTGAATTGCATCTTGACAGTAAAGTTCAATCGGTAATTTTTGACTATCATCTGCTGAGGTTATTAACCTTACAGTGCCAGCATATTGTTTACTTGATTTATGTTGAATTAGGCAATGATAGGCATGGTCATCGAAATCATCAGTTTCGACTTTTTGAATGTTTTCAGGTTCAAAATGCAACTCTTCGCAGTACACCTGGTGACGAATACCAAAGGAGTGTTTTTTGTGCTGCTCAGACTCCGAAAATACAGGTTTTAAATAATCGGAAAAATGACCCGAAATACTGTCCGCAGAAATTTCTGTCATTACAACTTTCCTTTGTTATGTTTATTGACCATTATTAATAGGGAAACTCAAAAAATTAAAACTATGTTAATACTAAAGTGTCGGGTTAAAGTCCTTATTTGTCAAACAAATACCGCAATTTCTATGTTATACATTAGTTTAAAGTTGGCCTGAATATCATTCAAAAGAGGATTTTAATTGAAAAACTATCAGTTATCACAAATTCACATTGAAACGGCTAGGAATTCGACAGACGATTTTAACTTGTTTCATGATAAAAATCGCTGGAATTGGATTGCTGATAATCCATTTAAAGGGCCTATCGCTCTGGGATTTCAATTAGGCTGCTTTATCGAAACACAATTTCAACACCGTCAAACTGAATTAAATACATCGGATGAAATTAAAAACTTTTCCTTCAGTGTATTTGAGTTCACGTTTGCTGGGGTCGTTAATCCTGGTGATAGCCTAACGCTGGATATCAAAGCAGGTAAAAAAACGCAAAGTGTGGACGGTGAACAGCAGTCTAATCGACTTTTATTAAAAGCAAATGGCAAAGCTGTTATTTTAGGGTTTAAACGAGAGTCTGAATTTTGCCCAATTCAGTTGCCGGATAATTTTCCTAAAAATATTGACTGGGGCATGCGTGCAGATCGCACTTTTGATCAAGCAAGTCAGTGTTTCTTAAAACGGAAATACATGATCGTAGGCAACGCCAAGAATTTTTTAACCAGCGCATTTGGCGAACAATCTGAATACATCGATGAATTTGCAGATAAGGTACGGTTTCCACAGATGTATCCCATGAGTCTATTGTCATCGGCTTTATTAGAACGTGCACAAGCAATAGGTCATGACTTAATTAAAGATCCTATGATTTACTCTTCTCATAAATTGAGTATTGATAAACGATTATTAGAATCTTTACGAAGTAATGATGTGTTAAACATTGTAGTGACACCAGAAATAGCGATGCCAGGCAATGGGCATAAAGTCAGTCACATATGTGTCGGTTATTTAAAAGGAAATGTACCTCTATTTATGGCGCAAATAGTGCTTTTACCTTTGAGTGCCATGTTAGGAAAGTGAGCTAAACTTAATTTTGTTGAGTTTAACTAAACTGTTCTGTTATTTGCTGACAAAGGTATAAATGTTACTCGGTATCGATTTTTTTGGGCAGGTATTCATGTGCGGTTTCATAGCCGATTTGATAAAGTTCTTGTTTCTGCTCTATTGATAACGAAAAATCCACGGACGAATAGGTTCCAGTCTCAACAATAATTGTATTATGCCAATGCTCAGCGTGGACATACTCTCTCGATAGGGCCGTCATAAATGTTTTTATCAACATGAAAATATATTCAGGTAGGTGAAAAAATGCCTGCCTTTTTCGCACCTGATGTATTTGTTGACTCTTCAATCTGAAACAAACATTTTTAGCATCGCTGTCAGTCCAATTTCTAAAAAGTGCATCTTCGGCTAAAATTGCGCCATCAACAAGTAGATGATCACCGTAGGTTTTAAAACTAAAAATTAATGGAATCGACATTGAAAACCGGACCGCTTGTGAAACTTTCAAGTCTGGACTGGTTTCCTTATTGAAAATCACTGGTCCACCGCCGTTGACATCGGTGGCGACTATACTTAAATCAGTCGATAATTGAGAAAATGTTTTGCCATTTAACTGTTTATCCATCCAATTTTCAAATTGATTGCCAGAACTTAAGCCTCCTTCTTTTAATAAGCGAAATATAGAATAGCCTTTAAATTGTTTAAAATCTGTGTGCAGTGCGAGTGTCAATATTTTTTCTAATGGCATTCCGCTACAATAAAGGGCACAAACGATAGAGCCTCCAGATATTCCAACTACATGGCTAAATGTTAACTTCATTTCTAACAGAGCCTGTAGGATACCGATATGACAGGTTAAACGTGTACCTCCACCTGAAAATATAGGAACGATTTGGTTTTTATTGGTATCGTATGGTTGAGGCATCATTACTTCGCTCAAAGCTGGTTTTCTTTCAAATATGGCTGACAATTTGGTTTTTTGCATTATTATTTTAAGCTAATTAATGGAATATGGATTTTATGTCTAGTTTGATTAAGCGTTTGTTTGTATTTGTTATTTTATTTTCAAATTGTCCAAGTTATGCCCACGACATTGTCGATATCGTAAAAGTGGCTAAACAATCAGTAGTCGGGATAGGCATATACGACCCAATTAAAGCCCCACAAACGAGTTTACACGGTACTGGTTTCGCGGTAGCTAATGGACAGTATATAGTGACGAACAATCATGTTATTGCTAAACCGTTGGACGCCAATGCAAAACAAAAACGTGTGGTTCTAGCTGGTGTCGGACGTTATCCCAAAATGTACGAGGCATATGTAGTCGAAGTTGATGAATTACATGATTTAGCGTTACTTCGAATTAGTAACAAATTAAAGCCTTTTCAACTAGCCGGAAGTAACTTGATAGCTGACGGCACTGAAGTGGCATTTACAGGATTTCCCATTGGGGCTGTTTTAGGGCTTTACCCGGCTACTCATCGCGGTATTATTGCCTCGTCAACGCCGGTTATAGTGCCTACTGAACATTCTAGTCAATTAGATGCTAAAACATTGAGACGCTTAAGAGATCCGTATTTAGTCTATCAAATGGATGCCACGGCTTACCCTGGCAATAGCGGCAGTGCAGTTTATGAGGTGGACACCGGTAAAGTCGTAGCTGTTATCAATAAAGTGTTCGTAAAAGAAACAAAAGAGACTATTTTATCCGCGCCTAGTGGCATTACTTACTCAATACCTGTAAAATACGTCAGACAACTTTTAAGATCAGCTAACGTAGAAGTCGATTAGCTTGTCGAAAAAATTTACACTACCACTATATTACATTAATTAAACATATATAAATCAATGGATTGTTGTCTTGGCGTGGTTTTTGCTTTAACGATCTCATTAAAGTTAATTGCGTTCAGAAGTCGCATAAAAAGGGTTTAAATCAATGAATGAATTCGATAAGTCGTTTAAAAAGGATGTTTCTGCTGTGAACAAGCGCCGTAATTTTCTTAAGAAGTCGGCCACCGGAGCAGTGATTGTTAGCCTTCCAGCCAAATCAGTTTGGGGTGCATGTTCTGTATCTGGCGCATTGTCAGGTAATTTGTCAACTAATACTGATAGACACACATGTTCAATGCCGTATTTGAGTGGCGGTCGTTCTCCCGGTAATTGGAAAAAATACTCCAATAATATGCATGATACTTTTAATAAATTGAAAGATTGTAAAAACCGGTATGGAAAAAATAGTAATGAATACAAGGTTATGCTTTCTTGTTTCGCAACTGAGATTGAAGAAGTTTATGACCACACTATGAACTTGCCTGCAGACTTAAACCCTAGAGTTTTAACTGTCAGAGAAGGTTTAGAGTCGCAAGGTACTGGAAGTAACAATATTTATTACCATTTGGCAGCAGTTTATCTTAATACCTATTTTGGTTTTTATTCAAGCTATAGTGAAGGTGTGGGAGCGGCTACAGAAGCTATTAAAGATGTTTTCTTTTATTGGTATGTATCGTCCTTATCTGGAAGTTTTGTAGGCTTATCCGACTCAGACTTAGGGTATAATGAAGGTAGTACTGATTGGGCTCCATATACCTGTTAAATTTGTTACTTTATTTAGCGATTTAGGTGTTTAATATTAATACGCAACGTTATAGTCTTCCTGCCGGTTCTCGGCTTATTTTTTTACCGGATCACAGTGGCGTTGCAATTTATAACGGATATAATAGCGATACCACTTTTCTAGTAAACAAAAGCAATCAAGCATTACTTTCTGACTTTCCTGATCTCTCCTCTGGCTTTACTCAAAGTGATTTAATGAAAAATCTCAATCTCAGTGCTGAATCGGCAAAGAGTTTGATAGAGCGTCTAATCACCGAAAAAGTGCTTTGGACTGACAATAATAAATGAAAATTATTGAAACAGGTTTGTACCGTTTTTTATTACACACCGATGTCAAAGGTGTTGAGTCTGTCGCCGATAGTTTATATGGTAATTCTGTTGATTTAGATGGTCCAGTCGATTTCTCTGTACGTTTGGTATATGAGTCTTTCGTAAGACGGTTTATTAAGCCGCAAATTAGTTTTTATTCTGATCAACGTTCTCCTTTTAAACCGTTACCCATTTCACAAGCTGCGGCAGTGCTCGAGTGGGGGATGAACTGGTGTGTTGCAGCCCATGAATTTGAACGTTTACTTATCCATTCAGCGGTTTTAGTTAAAGACGGTAAAGCCATTGTATTTCCTGCGTTGCCAGGCTCAGGGAAAAGTACACTGACGGCTCATCTTGGATTATCTGGTTGGGATGTCTATTCAGATGAGATGGCAATAATTGATACCACGACATCTAAGGTTCACCCATGGTATCGACCTGTTTGTTTAAAAAACAACTCTATTGATCTTATCAAAAAGTGGCACCCAGAAGCATTTTTCACTCCCATCTGCAAAGATACTCAAAAAGGCGATGTAGCACACCTTAAAGTACTGGAAAGAACTCAATATAGTCAATTTAAACCAGCCGAAATTGTCGCGGTCGTGTTTCCCAAGTACTCCCCAGATTCAGAATTAACCATTTACCAATTAACACAATTGGAAGCTTTTAATACTTTGAGTAAGAATGCGTTTAACTATAATGTACTTGGTGGAACGGGGTTTGATACAGTTGCTAAGATAATTAAATCCTGCCGCCTTTTTGAAATTGAGTACAATGACTTAAATGAAGTCAATGAATTTCTCAAAGAAGATGTAATCGGGTGATAATGTGTTGTTGAATACAAAATTGCTTTACCAGATTTTATTAAACCCAAGTCGAGGGTTAAATCTAGCTTTGACGGATTGGCAAAATGTTATTTTTATCTTACGCGAAGGTAAGTTGTTAGCTAGTTTATATCATGCAGCAAAACGCGATGGTTGCTACGACGCTTATCCGCACTTTGTAAAACGTCATTTATATTCTGCTTACGTCTATGCAAACCGTCAGGCTCAACAAATCTTTTTCGAGGCAAACGAATTTCGCTTATTGCTTGAGCAAGTAGGTATTACTGCAGTGTTCTTGAAAGGAGCGGGATATACTCTACGAAATAGTTTGAATAGTTACGGCAGAGTCTGTTCTGATATTGACGTTTTGGTGAATAAGAACGACCTTACGGCTGCTGAAGCCCATGTTAAAAAAAATCGCTGGCAATCAGAAACCCTTAATGACTATGACGAAAAGTACTATCGAGATTGGGCTCATGAAATACCACCATTGATTCATATAAACCGAGCAACTGTAGTGGATATGCATCATAATTTATACCCACCGATTAGTGGCCGTGCAATTAATATCAAGAAATTTATTTCTTCACGCCAAAAAACGCAATCTGGTTGCTTTGTACTGGAACCAGCAACCACTGTTATGCATAGCATTATTCATATGTTTGCCAATGAAGATAGCAGCAGCTGGATGCGTGATCTTTATGATATTATTCTTCTGATTAAAGAAAATGAGAGTGTTGAGTTCTGGAAAGTTTTAATGGAATCTTCTCAACAAACTGATTTTGAGTTTGAATTTGTTTGTTGTATAAAGGCTTTGCAACATTATTCCAACCTGAATATACCAACAGATGTCGTCAGCTACATAAATGATTATAGACTGACCAAATTGCAACGCTGGCTTATTCAAAATGCTATATTGCCATCAATTGCCCCCGAACATAGTTTAGTTATGTCATCCAAAATTAAATGGGCTAAAACAATCGTTTATTTTCGTGGCCACTGGATCAAGATGCCATTTGCAGTACTTTGCAAACACTTTGCGTTTAAATCATTTTTTGCGATACGTGATCAGATTATGGGTAAACATCATTTTGACCCCAAATTACCCCAAAATCCGAACTGGTAATATCTATTTATAGATTTTAAACAGCTTTTGCTTTTAACCATTCTATTTATATGAAATATTAAACTTATTCACTTACTTTCAATAACATAACGCATAGTGTCAAATAAAAGTTGGTATAGCTAGCTAGGTAAATTAGATACTTAGGTATCTTAAATAGCACTACTAATTTGCCTGATTTACGTGCAAACTACGCGGTTAAAAATAATCATATTCTGTTCTTTAGAGAGAGGTTAGGGTTTGACGGAAAATATATATAAAAAGCGAATAGGCATCATTGGCTTAGGCTATGTTGGTTTGCCCCTAGCAGTGTCTTTTGGCAGAAAGTTTTCTACGCTGGGTTTTGATATTAACCAACAGCGTATTGAAGAACTTAATCGAGGTGAAGATCACACCTTGGAAGTTTCTCCTGAAGAGTTAAAAAGCGTGACATCTTTGACGTTTTCATCTGAACCTGAAGACCTCTCTCAATGTGATTTTATTATTGTTACCGTGCCTACGCCAATTGATAAAAATCGTCAACCTGATCTGACCCCTTTGAAAAAAGCCAGTGAAATGATTGGTAAGGTGGTCAAATCTGGCGCTACTGTTATTTATGAGTCAACGGTATACCCTGGTGCGACTGAAGAAGTATGTATTCCGTTAATCGAAAAATATTCTGGTTTGAAGTTCAATCAAGATTTTTATGCAGGTTACAGCCCAGAGCGAATCAATCCAGGAGATAAAACCCATCGCCTGGAAAGCATTATCAAAGTCACCAGTGGTTCCACTCCTGAAATTGGTGATTTAGTCGATCAATTGTATCTCAGTATTATTGAAGCGGGTACACATAGGGCGTCTTCCATAAAAGTCGCCGAAGCGGCTAAAGTAATTGAAAATACCCAAAGAGATTTAAATATTGCGCTAATAAATGAGTTGGCAATGATATTCGAAAGGCTCGGTATTGACACTGAAGAGGTGTTATTAGCCGCTGGTAGTAAATGGAACTTCTTGCCGTTTCGCCCCGGATTAGTGGGCGGACACTGTATTGGTGTTGACCCCTATTATTTGACCCATAAAGCCGAAGAGATTGGTTATCATCCTGAAGTCATTTTGGCGGGACGTCGAATTAACGACCAAATGGGCGAATATGTGGTCAGTCGTTTAGTGAAAAAAATGCTAAATAAAAAAATTATGGTTAATGGCGCTAATGTGCTTCTTATGGGGATCACATTCAAAGAAAACTGCCCCGATATTCGCAATACTAAGGTGGTCGATATTGCCACTGAGCTGGATAACTATCATGTGAATGTCGATATTTATGATCCTTGGGCCGAATCTGAAGAGGTTCAAGCTGAATATGGATTGAAATTAGTCAGTGAACCGGAAGTGGGAAAATATGACGCTATCATTGCGGCCGTTGCCCACCAAGAGTTCAAACAAATGTCGAGCCAAGAACTCCGTGCGCTAGGCAAAGACAATTGTGTTGTGTTTGACTTGAAATATATTATTGATAAAGAAATCGTTGATTTAAGACTTTAGGACAAAGTAAATGAAAATTTTAGTAACTGGGGCTGCCGGTTTTATTGGATCTCATGTAAGTTTGTATTTGCTTGAACGTGGTGATGAAGTAGTGGGGTTAGACAACCTCAATGATTATTATGACGTGAACCTCAAGCTAGATAGATTAAAAAGAGTAGAGCAGCATAAGAATAGCTACAATTTCACTTTTGTTAAAATGTCAGTGGAAGACAAAGAGGCTATGGCTGATTTGTTTGAAGAACATAAATTTGACAAAGTCGTACACCTAGCGGCACAAGCTGGTGTGCGTTATTCATTAGAAAATCCCCACGCTTATATTGATGCCAATATTGTTGGTTTTATGAATATATTAGAGGGTTGCAGACACAATAAAGTGAAACACTTAGTTTATGCTTCCTCTAGTTCAGTTTATGGGGCTAACGAGTCTATGCCTTTCTCCGTGCACGATAACGTTGACCATCCAGTATCGTTATACGCGGCAAGTAAAAAAGCCAACGAACTGATGGCTCATACTTATAGTCATTTATTCAACTTGCCTACTACTGGCTTGCGTTTCTTTACCGTTTACGGTCCTTGGGGACGTCCAGATATGGCGTTATTCTTATTTACTAAAGCGATTTTAGAAGATAAACCGATTAAAGTGTTTAATTACGGTAACCATAAACGCGATTTCACCTACATTGATGACATTGTGGAAGGTATCATTCGTACCCTTGATCATACGGCTGAATCTAACCCAGATTGGTCAGGTAAGAATCCTGATCCAGGCACAAGTAAAGCCCCTTGGCGAGTGTACAATATCGGTAACCAATCACCTGTCCAGTTGATGGAATATATTGAGACCTTGGAAGAAAACCTGGGTAAAACCGCAGAGAAAGAGCTACTACCGCTGCAAATGGGTGACGTTCCTGATACCTACGCAGATGTTGAAGCTTTGGTTCGAGATGTTGATTACCGTCCACAAACGACAATTCAAACCGGGATTAAAAACTTTGTAGGTTGGTATAAAGATTACTTCAACGTGAATTAATCGTTTTTCAAGTTTGAAATAAAAAAACGCAAGGTACTCTATATAAGGGTCACCTTGCGTTTTTATTTGTACTCAGTAAATGGTTAAGAAGCGAGTTGTTCTTTCATCTTACGACGCATTTCATGCAGTAAAGGTTCGGTATAACCATTTGGTTGATCTACCCCTTCAAAAATAAGCGCCTTAGCCGCCTCAAAAGCAATAGATTTATCCAGATCTGGACACATATTGATGTATTCAGGGTCTCCGGCATTTTGCTGGTCTACCAGTTTTGCCATTCTATTTAATGATGCATTGACTTGTGACTCGTCAACTATTCCATGCAATAACCAATTGGCTATATGCTGACTGGAAATTCTAAGTGTCGCTCTGTCTTCCATCAGCCCTACATCATTGATATCTGGCACTTTTGAACAGCCAATTCCCTGGTTTACCCATCTAACCACGTAACCTAAAATGCCTTGAACATTATTGTCTAATTCTCGGGTCTTAGTTTCGTCATCTAGCACTGTTCCTGGCTCCATTAAAGGAACAGTAAGGATATCGTCTAATCCATCACTATGTTGCTCTTTAAGTGTCGATTGCACTGCAAATACATCAACTTGATGATAGTGCAAAGCGTGCAGAGTAGCAGCGGTAGGTGAGGGCACCCAAGCTGTATTAGCACCGGCTTTAGGATGTTGTATTTTTGCTTTCATCATTTCGGCCATGTGGTCGGGGATTGGCCACATGCCTTTGCCAATTTGTGCTTTTCCAGACAAGCCGGCCGCTAAGCCATGACCTACGTTATCTTTTTCATAAGCAGTTATCCATGGAAGCGTCTTCAATTGGCCTTTTAAACCAAATGGACCAAGCTGCATTGACGTATGGATTTCATCGCCGGTACGGTCTAAAAATCCAGTATTGATAAACACTACACGGGTTTTCGCTGCTTCTATACACGCACTTAGGTTAATTGAAGTACGTCTTTCTTCATCCATAATACCCATTTTTATAGTATTTGCTTCTAGTCCAAGTATTTTTTCAACTTGTGCAAATAAGGCATTTGAAAACGCAACTTCTTCTGGACCATGCATTTTAGGCTTCACTATATAGATACTGCCTTTTTCACTGTTCGAAAATGGGCTGTGACCTAATAAGTCATGTTTTCCAATTAATGAAGTTATCATGCAATCCATAATACCTTCAGGTATAGCTTCACCATTAAATAGAATTGCATCATTGGACATTAATAAACCAACATTTCGAATAAACATCAAACTGCGGCCTTTTAAGCTACTCGTTTGTCCATCAAGGTTGGTGAAAACCTTGTCGTCATTAAGCTTTCGTTCAATGGACTTTTGACCTTTTTGTACAGAGGTGCAAAGCGTGCCTTTCATTAAACCTAACCAATTGCGATAAACTTGTGTTTTATCTTCCGCATCTACTGCAGCGACAGAGTCTTCACAATCCATGATAGTAGTCAAAGCTGCTTCGAGTACGATGTCTTTTAATCCGCTCGGATCGGCAGCGCCAACTGGGTGCGAGCGGTCGAATTGCAACTCAATATGCAGCCCGTTGTGGATAAGAATAATTGATGTAGGGTCGCCAACTTCGCCAATGAAACCTATATATTGATCTGTATCACTCAGTTGGGTTTGCTCACCATTATCAAGTTTGCAAATTAAAGTTGATTGTTCAATTGAGTAGGCTGTTACATTCTGATGGCTTCCCTTTTCAAGCGGAGCGGCGACATCAAGCCAGTGACGTCCGTGCTCTATAACCTTTTGCCCTCTAACACTATTATAAGGACCACTCTTATGAGCACCATTTTCTTCACTAATCACATCTGTGCCATAAAGGGCGTCGTAAAGGCTACCCCATCTTGCATTTGCCGCATTAATCGCATAGCGCGCATTGTTGATTGGAACAACTAGTTGTGGACCTGCCATTGTTGCGATTTCAGGATCAACATTTTGCGTACTAATTTGAAACCCAGCAGGTTGAGGTAACAGGTAACCAATTTCTTGCAAGAACGCTTTGTAGTCAGATAGGTTATATTGCGGATTTTGTTGGCAGTACTTATCGATTTTTACTTGTAAGTCGTCGCGCTTTTTTAACAGCGCCTGATTCTTCGGCATGAACTCCGTCAACAGCTGCTCAAACCCATTCCAAAAAGTATCTAATTCTACTTCTGTTTGGCCAATTGCTTCGTCTTTAATGAAACAATCTAATTCTTCCGCTATTTTCAATTTTCCGCGAGATATATAATTTTGCATTGTAATACTCCAAAGCTGTCCAATAGATTGATTCTACCCACTTCTTAGGAATATGTTTAATTTATGGCTTTTATCCTTGCGATAGATTCTGTGAATGTTGAAGCTAGGAGTGCCAATTAACTAAGTTGATTGGCTACTTCACTAATAAGACGACGGAACCAAATATGCCCAGCATCATGGT harbors:
- a CDS encoding PEP-CTERM sorting domain-containing protein, translated to MKTKSLIAGIILATGSSVAMADQFFIDVGADFGDNLRNQAAGSTTTGWLNQATYNYQSETLVTDADANGLSDGDAITTTGGFVSGPAGSSAIAFNAVEGFLPNSFGPESDNDYGDWGLTFQFELSGTLGPSLATNYNSGDITFYYFEPGFTNTSEFVELFTLDFVSIVQSLGGPSLKTMVSSVGAGTVNGVAAGDVFNFADGSMTDLLGDMVDIFSFVDFNTDPNDVAVTNNGDGTFTLNGNHDGSISFQIPEPSSLAVLGLGLLGLAGAARRRKS
- a CDS encoding ThiF family adenylyltransferase, producing the protein MFDYKEAFSRNIGWMTEAEQDVLRHSKVAVGGLGGVGGDHAIVCARLGIGNFHISDMDQYDLVNFNRQAGASMKTLGQEKSKVMEDILANINPESSVKNFDKGINDENLEDFLDGVDLYIDSLDIFAMDIRRKVFKRCYEKNIPCITAAPMGMGTAVLVFMPGKMSFEEYFCLEGLEPEDQFYNLIMGLSPAMLQLSYLVDKSKVDFWAGKVPSTPMGISLAAGVLNSNVLKVLLKRGEVLHAPWGWHVDAYKNKAKKTWRPWGNKNPIQKYIMFPMVKKAVGKSKPS
- a CDS encoding PEP-CTERM/exosortase system-associated acyltransferase codes for the protein MTEISADSISGHFSDYLKPVFSESEQHKKHSFGIRHQVYCEELHFEPENIQKVETDDFDDHAYHCLIQHKSSKQYAGTVRLITSADDSQKLPIELYCQDAIQRPELFPDNFARNDICEISRLAVPLEFRRRKMDNYDGAALGVINKEIYSETELRCFPFIAVGLYLSATAILLNKNIHHCYVMVEPRLARSMRFVGLPFEQIGPVIDYHGKRAPFYIQPQSVEQNLKQDFKALLRNITAELAPQI
- a CDS encoding patatin-like phospholipase family protein, whose protein sequence is MMPQPYDTNKNQIVPIFSGGGTRLTCHIGILQALLEMKLTFSHVVGISGGSIVCALYCSGMPLEKILTLALHTDFKQFKGYSIFRLLKEGGLSSGNQFENWMDKQLNGKTFSQLSTDLSIVATDVNGGGPVIFNKETSPDLKVSQAVRFSMSIPLIFSFKTYGDHLLVDGAILAEDALFRNWTDSDAKNVCFRLKSQQIHQVRKRQAFFHLPEYIFMLIKTFMTALSREYVHAEHWHNTIIVETGTYSSVDFSLSIEQKQELYQIGYETAHEYLPKKIDTE
- a CDS encoding serine protease translates to MSSLIKRLFVFVILFSNCPSYAHDIVDIVKVAKQSVVGIGIYDPIKAPQTSLHGTGFAVANGQYIVTNNHVIAKPLDANAKQKRVVLAGVGRYPKMYEAYVVEVDELHDLALLRISNKLKPFQLAGSNLIADGTEVAFTGFPIGAVLGLYPATHRGIIASSTPVIVPTEHSSQLDAKTLRRLRDPYLVYQMDATAYPGNSGSAVYEVDTGKVVAVINKVFVKETKETILSAPSGITYSIPVKYVRQLLRSANVEVD
- a CDS encoding HprK-related kinase A; the encoded protein is MKIIETGLYRFLLHTDVKGVESVADSLYGNSVDLDGPVDFSVRLVYESFVRRFIKPQISFYSDQRSPFKPLPISQAAAVLEWGMNWCVAAHEFERLLIHSAVLVKDGKAIVFPALPGSGKSTLTAHLGLSGWDVYSDEMAIIDTTTSKVHPWYRPVCLKNNSIDLIKKWHPEAFFTPICKDTQKGDVAHLKVLERTQYSQFKPAEIVAVVFPKYSPDSELTIYQLTQLEAFNTLSKNAFNYNVLGGTGFDTVAKIIKSCRLFEIEYNDLNEVNEFLKEDVIG
- a CDS encoding nucleotidyltransferase family protein; this translates as MLLNTKLLYQILLNPSRGLNLALTDWQNVIFILREGKLLASLYHAAKRDGCYDAYPHFVKRHLYSAYVYANRQAQQIFFEANEFRLLLEQVGITAVFLKGAGYTLRNSLNSYGRVCSDIDVLVNKNDLTAAEAHVKKNRWQSETLNDYDEKYYRDWAHEIPPLIHINRATVVDMHHNLYPPISGRAINIKKFISSRQKTQSGCFVLEPATTVMHSIIHMFANEDSSSWMRDLYDIILLIKENESVEFWKVLMESSQQTDFEFEFVCCIKALQHYSNLNIPTDVVSYINDYRLTKLQRWLIQNAILPSIAPEHSLVMSSKIKWAKTIVYFRGHWIKMPFAVLCKHFAFKSFFAIRDQIMGKHHFDPKLPQNPNW